In one Candidatus Aminicenantes bacterium genomic region, the following are encoded:
- a CDS encoding pyridoxal phosphate-dependent aminotransferase, whose protein sequence is MITLSERVQTMTSSPTLKLVQIKNQLQAQGKVILDFGAGEPDFPTPENIKKAGIAAIKKNFTKYTTTSGIVELKKAIQLVYEREQGFAPGEKQIVVSPGSKYSLFLLLQAVINPGDEVIIPRPYWVSYPEMVKFCGGQTVYADHLQPERLFELTAASYISRCSARTKAVIVNSPSNPTGKIMAGEELRQLIDFFYRKNILVVIDDCYRKIIYTEQAYPSPMNLLPEAREMVAVVSSLSKTFAMTGWRIGYSIVSEPLAAAMTKIQEHSTSNACSISQKAAVEALSGDARAVQEMVAEYRRRRDYFAGRVDGIGRIGYAMPDGAFYFFADFSHDITQKKFADDNQLAMDILEKLNIILVPGSAFGAPNHLRISYATSMKDIRAGLDRLFAYLRADR, encoded by the coding sequence ATGATCACACTGTCTGAGCGCGTGCAAACCATGACCAGTTCGCCGACGCTGAAACTGGTGCAAATCAAGAACCAGCTGCAGGCCCAGGGCAAGGTCATCCTTGATTTCGGAGCCGGCGAACCCGATTTTCCCACCCCGGAAAACATCAAGAAGGCCGGCATCGCCGCCATTAAGAAAAACTTCACCAAATACACGACCACCTCGGGGATCGTTGAACTGAAAAAAGCCATCCAGCTGGTCTATGAGCGGGAGCAGGGATTCGCCCCCGGCGAAAAGCAGATCGTGGTTTCGCCCGGCAGCAAGTACAGTTTGTTCCTGCTGCTGCAGGCCGTGATCAATCCCGGCGACGAGGTGATCATCCCGCGCCCCTACTGGGTCTCCTACCCGGAAATGGTGAAATTCTGCGGCGGCCAAACGGTTTATGCCGATCACCTGCAGCCGGAAAGGCTTTTCGAACTGACCGCCGCTTCGTACATCTCCCGCTGCAGCGCCAGAACCAAGGCGGTGATCGTCAATTCCCCCTCCAATCCCACCGGCAAGATCATGGCCGGAGAAGAGCTGCGGCAGTTGATCGATTTTTTTTACCGCAAGAACATCCTGGTCGTCATCGACGATTGCTACCGCAAGATCATCTACACCGAACAGGCATACCCGTCGCCGATGAATCTGCTCCCGGAAGCGCGGGAGATGGTCGCCGTGGTCAGCTCGCTGTCCAAGACCTTCGCCATGACCGGTTGGCGCATCGGCTACAGCATCGTTTCCGAACCCTTGGCCGCGGCCATGACCAAGATCCAGGAGCACTCCACCTCCAACGCTTGCTCAATTTCGCAAAAGGCGGCGGTGGAAGCGCTGAGCGGCGATGCTCGGGCGGTGCAGGAGATGGTGGCCGAGTATCGCCGCCGCCGCGATTATTTTGCCGGCCGCGTCGACGGGATCGGCCGCATCGGCTATGCCATGCCCGACGGCGCCTTTTATTTCTTCGCCGATTTTTCCCACGACATCACCCAGAAGAAATTCGCCGATGACAACCAGCTGGCCATGGACATCCTCGAGAAATTGAACATCATCCTGGTGCCGGGATCGGCCTTCGGCGCCCCCAACCACCTGCGCATCTCGTACGCCACCTCCATGAAAGACATCCGCGCCGGCCTGGACAGGCTTTTCGCCTATCTGCGCGCAGACAGGTAG
- a CDS encoding SIS domain-containing protein codes for AEAIAGMEKALRLGNKVLVFGNGGSATQSSHFAAELVNKFYFRRRALPALALSADMANVTSIANDEEFGVVFSRQVEAFAAKGDVALGITTSGRSANVLQALAAARERGLLTIALAGRQVDALRAIPAAIVIAVDADDTPTIQEMHLFVLHVMAEMIEKQLCGGNHDHTV; via the coding sequence TGGCCGAAGCCATCGCCGGCATGGAAAAAGCACTGCGCCTTGGCAACAAGGTGCTGGTGTTCGGCAACGGCGGTTCGGCGACCCAGTCCTCGCATTTCGCCGCCGAGCTGGTCAACAAATTCTATTTCCGGCGCCGGGCCCTGCCGGCCCTGGCTTTGAGCGCCGACATGGCCAACGTGACCTCCATCGCCAACGATGAGGAGTTCGGCGTTGTTTTTTCCCGCCAGGTCGAGGCCTTCGCCGCCAAGGGCGATGTGGCGCTGGGCATTACCACCAGCGGCCGGTCGGCCAACGTCCTGCAGGCCCTGGCCGCGGCCAGGGAAAGGGGGCTGCTGACCATCGCCCTGGCCGGGCGCCAGGTCGACGCGTTGCGGGCGATCCCGGCCGCTATCGTGATCGCGGTCGATGCCGACGACACGCCGACGATCCAGGAGATGCACCTGTTTGTCCTGCATGTCATGGCCGAAATGATCGAAAAGCAACTGTGCGGAGGAAACCATGATCACACTGTCTGA